Proteins co-encoded in one Helicoverpa zea isolate HzStark_Cry1AcR chromosome 18, ilHelZeax1.1, whole genome shotgun sequence genomic window:
- the LOC124638653 gene encoding putative nuclease HARBI1 → MDIFDSIDDETIEEDDIVLNYLESERRERVIRERPDNMSLWDDKKFHRRFRLEKSTVQFLLTLIESKIANVTNRNNSVPALQQLLLTLRFYACGSFYITIGDFAGIHNSTASKIIRKVTEAIASLRQEFVTLPANREEILLVQEGFFNIARFPRVIAALDCTHIKIISPGGNTAEDYRNRKGFFSLNVQAMCTSDLKFEDIVTRWPGSTHDSLIFSNSAAKFQFDTNRFQNGLVLGDSGYFLNHYLLTPLSDPRTEAERLYNESHIRTRNVIERCFGVWKRRFPVLSIGMRCRIPLAQDIIVATAILHNLARIRNESEPPVDPEVHIPQQPQFETLIADQPGHQHNSTRDSMLEYFESLIN, encoded by the exons atggataTTTTTGATTCTATCGACGACGAAACAATCGAGGAAGATGATATAGTGCTAAATTATTTAGAGTCAGAGAGAAGAGAAAGAGTTATTAGAGAGAGACCTGATAATATGTCTCTATGGGATGATAAGAAATTTCATAGGAGATTTCGTCTCGAAAAAAGTACTGTGCAATTTTTATTAACCCTCATTGAAAGTAAAATCGCCAACGTAACAAACAG aaacaaTTCTGTTCCAGCTTTACAACAATTACTTCTGACTTTGCGGTTCTATGCGTGTGGTAGTTTCTACATTACGATAGGTGATTTTGCTGGAATACACAACTCAACTGCGagcaaaattataagaaaagttACTGAAGCAATTGCCTCTCTTCGCCAGGAATTTGTTACATTGCCAGCTAACAGAgaagaaatattattagtacaggaaggattttttaatattgcccGATTTCCGAGGGTTATAGCGGCATTGGATTGTACTCACATCAAGATAATTTCACCAGGTGGCAATACTGCAGAAGACTACAGAAATCGAAAAGGTTTCTTCTCATTGAATGTGCAAGCTATGTGTACTAGCGACTTAAAATTTGAAGATATAGTAACACGATGGCCAGGTTCAACACATGACAGTTTGATATTCTCAAACTCTGCAGCAAAGTTTCAGTTTGATACTAATAGATTTCAGAATGGACTGGTCCTAGGTGACAGTGGTTATTTCttaaatcattatttactaACTCCGTTAAGTGATCCTCGAACAGAAGCCGAAAGACTATATAATGAGTCTCATATTCGTACTCGAAATGTAATTGAGAGATGTTTCGGGGTTTGGAAAAGGAGATTTCCTGTGTTAAGTATAGGAATGCGGTGCCGAATCCCTCTCGCTCAAGACATTATTGTAGCAACAGCAATTTTACATAATCTTGCAAGAATTAGAAATGAAAGCGAACCACCTGTGGATCCTGAAGTCCACATACCACAACAACCACAATTTGAAACTCTCATTGCTGACCAGCCAGGACACCAACACAATAGTACAAGGGactctatgttagaatattttgaaagtctaATCAACTAG
- the LOC124638654 gene encoding uncharacterized protein LOC124638654, giving the protein MENIVKRERSTNFNKSEIRLLTELVAKHRTIIENKQTDAVTNKEKEAAWIKISSLFNAATGFTARSTKSLKLKYEGIKKETKKTLAKHRQELYKTGGGPSSAPEVTDIQERVIAICSNINGLDARNDSDKIPEPLELEETAKVDPLSLPLQSLENNLVIVPCDDDIPCTLDQEEFCPQQDLKEKVNSEIGNDKAFDDFQSIEIQDMEVDQTEKENKWSSWKPKALKTKISPYLKSNQKITKVGVTAKLDHLTESRLELVKLQKEIAIKEHEFVKQAHLLKMQNLHNDERRKQEMHEVLLSKLRTGVNYGTSPLEIINKDL; this is encoded by the exons ATGGAAAATATCGTAAAACGTGAACGTTCCACGAATTTTAACAAAAGCGAAATAAGATTATTGACTGAATTGGTGGCAAAACACCGTactataattgaaaataagCAGACAGACGCCGTAACCAATAAAGAAAAGGAAGCAGCGTGGATAAAAATCAGTTCATTATTTAATGCGGCTACGGGATTTACAGCGAGGAGTACCAAGAGCCTGAAGCTTAAATATGAAGGCATAAAAAAggaaaccaaaaaaacattGGCCAAACATCGGCAAGAGCTGTACAAAACTGGTGGCGGGCCCTCTTCAGCCCCAGAGGTTACAGATATACAGGAGAGGGTTATCGCGATATGTTCGAATATCAATGGGCTGGATGCTCGAAATGACAGCGACAAAATTCCAG aacctTTAGAACTGGAAGAGACTGCTAAAGTTGACCCGCTATCGTTGCCACTGCAatcattagaaaataatttagtaattgtACCATGTGATGACGATATTCCGTGTACTTTAG atcaAGAAGAGTTTTGCCCGCAACAGGATTTAAAGGAGAAAGTTAACAGTGAAATTGGaaatg acaaGGCCTTTGATGACTTTCAATCTATAGAGATACAGGATATGGAAGTGGATCAAACTGAAAAAG aGAATAAGTGGTCTTCATGGAAGCCAAAGGCTTTAAAAACTAAGATTAGTCCATACTTGAAAAGTAATCAAAAAATTACTAAAGTTGGAGTGACTGCAAAACTGGACCATTTAACTGAATCTCGCTTAGAGCTAGTGAAGCTCCAGAAGGAAATTGCCATAAAAGAGCATGAGTTTGTCAAACAGGCACACTTATTAAAAATGCAGAACCTGCATAATGATGAAAGAAGGAAGCAGGAAATGCATGAAGTACTATTAAGTAAGCTCCGTACTGGTGTAAATTATGGAACAAGtcctttagaaataataaataaagatttataa